The proteins below are encoded in one region of Alistipes indistinctus YIT 12060:
- the carA gene encoding glutamine-hydrolyzing carbamoyl-phosphate synthase small subunit gives MSDKKSARLILEDGTTFTGYSFGAETATTGEVVFNTAMTGYPESLTDPSYSGQILVSTYPLVGNYGVPQKESEYGLLKFFESDRIHVKGLVISDYSFEYSHWNAGESLGEWLRENGVPAVWGIDTRQLTKIIRERGVMLGKIVVEGSAEPAAFDDPNLRNLAAEVSTPQVETYGDGPMKIVLVDCGCKYNIIRCLLSRGATVIRVPWDYDFTALDYDGVMLSNGPGDPQQCTATISNIKKAMALGKPIFGICLGNQLLSIAAGATTFKLKYGHRSHNQPALMVGTNKAVITSQNHGFAVNTDTLGPDWEPYFVNLNDGTSEGIRHKRLPFFSVQFHPEASGGPVDTEFLFDDFIRNIRDHAGSKR, from the coding sequence ATGTCTGACAAAAAATCCGCCCGTCTCATTCTGGAAGACGGGACAACTTTCACCGGTTACTCTTTCGGGGCCGAAACGGCCACTACCGGTGAAGTCGTTTTCAACACAGCCATGACAGGCTATCCCGAAAGTCTCACCGATCCATCCTACAGCGGTCAAATCCTGGTCTCCACCTATCCGCTCGTTGGTAATTACGGCGTTCCCCAAAAAGAAAGTGAATACGGTCTGCTCAAGTTTTTCGAGTCAGACCGTATTCATGTTAAGGGGTTGGTCATTTCGGACTACTCGTTCGAATACAGCCACTGGAATGCGGGCGAAAGCCTCGGAGAATGGCTGCGCGAAAACGGCGTTCCCGCCGTCTGGGGGATCGACACGCGCCAACTCACGAAGATCATCCGCGAACGGGGAGTCATGCTGGGCAAGATCGTCGTCGAAGGAAGCGCGGAACCGGCCGCATTCGACGATCCGAACCTGCGCAACCTCGCCGCCGAAGTGAGTACGCCGCAGGTCGAAACCTACGGCGACGGCCCGATGAAGATCGTGCTGGTCGACTGCGGCTGCAAGTACAACATCATCCGCTGCCTGCTTTCGCGCGGCGCCACGGTGATCCGCGTGCCGTGGGACTATGATTTCACCGCCCTCGATTACGACGGGGTGATGCTCTCCAACGGTCCCGGCGACCCGCAGCAATGCACCGCCACGATCTCGAACATCAAAAAGGCGATGGCCCTCGGTAAGCCGATCTTCGGCATCTGCCTCGGCAACCAGCTGCTTTCGATCGCCGCCGGCGCGACCACTTTCAAACTCAAGTACGGCCACCGCAGCCACAACCAGCCCGCGCTGATGGTCGGCACGAACAAAGCGGTCATCACGTCGCAGAATCACGGCTTCGCGGTCAACACCGACACGCTGGGCCCCGACTGGGAACCTTACTTCGTCAACCTGAACGACGGTACGAGCGAAGGCATCCGGCACAAACGCCTTCCCTTCTTCTCGGTGCAGTTCCACCCGGAGGCCTCGGGCGGCCCGGTAGACACTGAATTCCTGTTCGACGACTTCATTCGCAACATCCGGGATCACGCCGGCTCAAAACGGTAA
- a CDS encoding TrmH family RNA methyltransferase gives MLTKAEIQTIRSLGDKKGRNAAGLFVAEGPKLVTELVAGMGMAAPLRVRRVLCTVAGAEYFGKAVRALRGGHAVGGPGDVLGESSGIVRSQNSGMQSPGGWHGGPEVISHKEMERISSLKTPSDMLALVEIPRHGLSVRGLSGELSLALDGVQDPGNMGTILRLADWFGMRDVICSETTADCFNPKVVQATMGAIARVRVHYVPLARWLGEVRAAGIPVYGTFLDGEPIYDAALSPGGVIVMGSEGQGVSPEVAELVSRRLFIPPFPVGEPTSESLNVATATAIVCSEFRRRG, from the coding sequence ATGTTGACCAAAGCCGAAATACAGACGATCCGCTCGCTCGGGGACAAAAAAGGGCGGAACGCAGCGGGATTGTTCGTCGCCGAAGGGCCCAAACTGGTGACGGAACTGGTTGCGGGTATGGGAATGGCTGCACCGCTCCGCGTGCGGCGGGTGCTGTGTACCGTAGCGGGAGCGGAGTATTTTGGCAAGGCTGTACGCGCTCTTCGGGGAGGCCATGCTGTCGGCGGCCCGGGCGATGTTTTGGGAGAAAGTTCTGGTATCGTCCGGTCGCAAAACAGTGGCATGCAGAGCCCGGGAGGTTGGCACGGCGGTCCGGAGGTGATTTCACACAAGGAGATGGAGCGGATCAGCTCCCTGAAAACGCCGTCGGATATGCTGGCGCTCGTGGAAATTCCCCGGCACGGTTTGTCGGTAAGGGGACTTTCCGGGGAGCTCTCGCTCGCATTGGACGGAGTGCAGGATCCCGGCAATATGGGGACGATCCTGCGCCTGGCCGATTGGTTCGGTATGCGTGACGTGATCTGCTCGGAGACGACGGCTGACTGCTTTAACCCGAAGGTGGTGCAGGCCACGATGGGAGCGATCGCGAGGGTGCGCGTGCATTATGTGCCGCTGGCGCGATGGCTCGGGGAGGTGCGTGCTGCGGGTATTCCGGTGTACGGAACCTTTCTGGACGGCGAACCGATTTACGATGCCGCCCTCTCTCCCGGCGGTGTGATTGTGATGGGCAGCGAAGGGCAGGGCGTTTCACCGGAGGTAGCGGAACTCGTTTCGCGGCGGCTGTTTATTCCTCCGTTTCCGGTAGGTGAACCCACGTCCGAATCGCTCAATGTCGCTACGGCCACGGCCATCGTCTGCTCGGAGTTCCGGCGCAGGGGTTAG
- the carB gene encoding carbamoyl-phosphate synthase (glutamine-hydrolyzing) large subunit — translation MQNKIEKVILLGSGALKIGEAGEFDYSGSQALKALKEEGVYTVLINPNIATIQTSENIADKVYFLPVTPEFVEQVIARERPQGILLAFGGQTALNCGVKLYQSGVLEKYGVQVLGTPVQAIIDTEDREKFVHKLDQIDVKTIKSEAVTTVAEAKRVAHELGYPVIIRAAYTLGGLGSGFCDNDEELDTLASKAFTYSPQILVEKSLKGWKEVEYEVVRDRYDNCITVCNMENFDPLGIHTGESIVVAPSQTLSNAEYHKLRKLAIKIIRHIGIVGECNVQYALDPDSEDYRVIEVNARLSRSSALASKATGYPLAFVAAKLGLGYGLHELKNAVTKSTTACFEPALDYIVCKIPRWDLGKFKGVSRELGSSMKSVGEVMAIGRCFEEVIQKGLRMIGQGMHGFVANKAFAGIDIDEALTHPTDKRIFVIAHALKQGYTIERIHELTRIDKWFLEKLENIICIEGELEKHNGIADVPDELIREAKQRGFSDFQLARTVSHSKSDEIEADMLKVRRHRKERGITPVVKQIDTLGAEYPAQTNYLYVTYNGTSNDIDFAHDHRSVIVLGSGAYRIGSSVEFDWCSVSALKTIREQGYRSVMINYNPETVSTDYDVCDRLYFDELTLERVLDITDLEEPKGVVVSTGGQIPNNLAMRLHNEHVPILGTSAENIDNAEDRHKFSSMLDKIGVDQPRWRELTTMDDIYKFVDEVGFPVLIRPSYVLSGAAMNVVSNRSELEHFLTLATSVSKQYPVVVTEFIEHAKEVEIDAVAKDGEVLIYAISEHVEFAGVHSGDATMVFPPQKMYVETMRRIKKISREVARMLNISGPFNMQLMAKDNEIKVIECNLRASRSFPFVSKVLKVNFIDIATKVMLGVDPEVPHKSAFELDYVGIKAPQFSFSRLQKADPVLGVEMASTGEVGCIGEDFHEAILKSMISVGYAIPKKNILLSTGDSRSKMDMLSAAKALQQKGYNIFATKGTAAFLELNGVHATVLHWPDQNEQPNTLDYIKEKKIDLVVNIPKNLSKDELNNDYTIRRSAIDFNIPLITNARLASAFITAFCRLAPDEIQIKSWNEY, via the coding sequence ATGCAAAACAAAATAGAAAAAGTCATCCTGCTCGGTTCGGGCGCCCTGAAGATCGGCGAGGCCGGCGAGTTCGACTATTCGGGCTCGCAGGCGCTCAAGGCCCTCAAGGAAGAGGGCGTCTACACGGTGCTGATCAACCCCAACATCGCGACGATCCAGACCTCGGAGAACATCGCCGACAAAGTCTACTTCCTACCCGTTACGCCCGAATTCGTCGAGCAGGTGATCGCCAGGGAGCGGCCGCAGGGCATCCTGCTCGCATTCGGCGGCCAAACGGCGCTGAACTGCGGCGTCAAACTCTACCAGAGCGGCGTGCTCGAAAAATACGGCGTGCAGGTCCTGGGAACGCCCGTGCAGGCAATTATCGACACCGAAGACCGCGAGAAGTTCGTGCACAAGCTCGACCAGATCGATGTCAAGACGATCAAAAGCGAAGCCGTGACGACCGTCGCCGAAGCGAAACGCGTCGCGCACGAGTTGGGCTACCCGGTCATCATCCGGGCGGCCTATACCCTCGGCGGCCTCGGATCAGGCTTCTGCGACAACGACGAGGAGCTCGATACGCTCGCCAGCAAGGCGTTCACCTACTCGCCGCAGATCCTGGTCGAGAAATCGCTCAAAGGGTGGAAAGAGGTGGAATACGAGGTAGTGCGGGACCGCTACGACAACTGCATCACCGTCTGCAACATGGAAAACTTCGACCCGCTGGGCATCCACACCGGCGAGAGCATCGTCGTAGCCCCGTCGCAGACCCTTTCGAACGCCGAATACCATAAACTGAGAAAACTGGCGATCAAGATCATCCGCCACATCGGGATCGTCGGCGAGTGCAACGTTCAGTACGCACTCGACCCCGACTCGGAAGATTACCGCGTGATCGAAGTGAACGCGCGCCTGAGCCGCTCGTCGGCACTCGCGTCGAAGGCCACCGGTTACCCGCTCGCCTTCGTCGCCGCGAAACTGGGGCTCGGCTACGGGCTGCACGAACTGAAAAACGCCGTCACGAAGAGTACGACCGCCTGCTTCGAACCGGCTCTCGACTACATCGTCTGCAAGATTCCGCGCTGGGATCTCGGCAAGTTCAAAGGCGTCTCGCGCGAGTTGGGCTCCAGCATGAAATCGGTCGGCGAGGTGATGGCCATCGGGCGCTGCTTCGAAGAGGTGATCCAGAAAGGGCTGCGCATGATCGGACAGGGCATGCACGGGTTCGTCGCGAACAAGGCGTTCGCCGGCATCGACATCGACGAGGCGCTCACGCATCCCACCGACAAACGCATCTTCGTGATCGCCCACGCGCTCAAACAGGGCTACACGATCGAACGCATCCACGAGCTGACCCGAATCGACAAATGGTTCCTCGAGAAGCTCGAAAACATCATCTGCATCGAGGGCGAGCTCGAAAAGCACAACGGTATCGCCGACGTGCCCGATGAACTGATCCGCGAAGCGAAACAGCGCGGTTTCTCGGACTTCCAGCTGGCCCGTACGGTCAGCCACAGCAAGTCCGACGAGATCGAGGCCGATATGCTGAAGGTCCGCCGCCACCGCAAGGAGCGCGGCATCACCCCGGTCGTCAAGCAGATCGACACGCTGGGAGCCGAATACCCGGCCCAGACCAACTACCTCTACGTCACCTACAACGGAACTTCGAACGATATAGATTTCGCACACGACCACCGCTCGGTGATCGTACTGGGTTCGGGAGCCTACCGCATCGGCAGCTCCGTGGAATTCGACTGGTGCAGCGTCAGTGCGCTGAAGACGATCCGCGAACAGGGTTACCGCTCGGTGATGATCAACTACAATCCCGAAACGGTCTCGACCGACTACGACGTCTGCGACCGGCTCTACTTCGACGAGCTGACCCTGGAGCGCGTGCTCGACATCACCGACCTCGAGGAACCCAAAGGGGTGGTCGTCTCGACCGGCGGCCAGATCCCGAACAACCTCGCGATGCGGCTGCACAACGAACATGTGCCGATCCTCGGCACCTCGGCCGAAAACATCGACAACGCCGAAGACCGCCACAAGTTTTCGTCGATGCTCGACAAGATCGGCGTCGACCAGCCGCGCTGGAGGGAGCTGACGACGATGGACGACATCTATAAATTCGTCGACGAAGTGGGTTTCCCGGTGCTGATCCGGCCGTCGTACGTCCTCTCGGGCGCCGCGATGAACGTTGTCTCGAACCGCTCCGAACTGGAACATTTCCTGACGCTGGCCACCAGCGTATCGAAACAGTATCCGGTGGTAGTGACCGAATTCATCGAACACGCGAAAGAGGTCGAGATCGACGCAGTGGCCAAAGACGGCGAAGTGCTGATCTACGCCATCTCGGAGCACGTCGAGTTCGCGGGTGTCCACTCGGGCGACGCGACGATGGTCTTCCCGCCGCAAAAGATGTATGTCGAGACGATGCGCCGCATCAAGAAGATCAGCCGCGAGGTGGCGCGGATGCTCAACATCTCCGGCCCGTTCAACATGCAGCTGATGGCCAAGGACAACGAGATCAAGGTGATCGAGTGCAACCTGCGCGCCTCGCGCAGTTTCCCGTTCGTCTCGAAGGTGCTGAAAGTAAACTTCATCGACATCGCGACGAAGGTGATGCTGGGAGTCGATCCCGAAGTCCCGCACAAATCGGCCTTCGAATTGGACTATGTCGGCATCAAGGCGCCGCAGTTCTCGTTCTCGCGACTGCAAAAGGCCGACCCGGTACTCGGCGTCGAGATGGCCTCGACCGGCGAAGTGGGCTGCATCGGCGAGGATTTCCACGAGGCGATCCTCAAGAGCATGATCTCGGTGGGCTATGCGATCCCGAAAAAGAACATCCTGCTCTCGACCGGCGACTCGCGCTCGAAGATGGACATGCTCTCGGCGGCGAAGGCCCTGCAACAAAAAGGTTACAACATCTTTGCGACGAAAGGTACGGCGGCCTTCCTCGAACTGAACGGCGTGCATGCGACGGTACTGCACTGGCCCGACCAGAACGAGCAGCCCAACACGCTCGACTACATCAAGGAGAAGAAGATCGACCTGGTGGTGAACATCCCGAAGAACCTCTCGAAAGACGAGCTGAACAACGACTACACGATCCGGCGCAGCGCGATCGACTTCAACATCCCGCTGATCACGAACGCCCGGCTCGCAAGCGCCTTCATCACGGCTTTCTGCCGCCTCGCCCCGGACGAGATCCAGATCAAAAGCTGGAACGAATATTGA
- a CDS encoding DUF6562 domain-containing protein — protein sequence MKNLLLVLTGALLLLMGGCTKDPATGSGQGEVTVNLTASLPTAIQSYSTKASNQGGINNVTDKTLRYILEVYDESGNFIMRKTVFKAPGAFTDPASFSLTLLAQKYKFAFWADFVASEADADLYYSTLSATDHGLQAVALKTAPYAINDEARDAYTATLDADLSSSSLNRTVTLKRPFGKIRLLATDLAAAASQGYTPTQTSIAYTVELPTTFNALTGAAQASPTALPSATAAILDEDVTGGKVIALDYVFAGVKPTVSLTFSASGTGGTTERAIETIPVEANKLTTVKGALFTRGANLSVSVSDEFNEPGNEMELTEVNSIDEVATALSGGDQMLVVKDEVQESKSIDFSAASTPYQGTETVAVTLNAVASGAAVTFQATADAPKNLAITMPEGHSVTLNMPNTTVTLNGRHYSSVDAITATSTLIVPRDVTVENLTLRQGNVKIYGVVDNVTKVGGYADKLIRCVASQADLDRALADDKSGYDYLLIEQPVSGLDAKGATLAAPLEIAANAELSNLTIDAPAGNGITLAADNINVVLDGVTVRQNEADVNAARNCAILAAGYNNLTLLVKNSDLIVPKANQRGVNIHGAKDAASVCRVTLDNTHIGPQPRSGDPGNVAYTPEQNTAFKKMSDSRGIGIGAHAGNIIVRLQNKSVVEGVFYVFNATQHSDKFEVYVDDSRLDGRCAFNLWSDGGSVINVTNGSELIGRNPFPGPTEIFATIVVCEKDGNWAGAANHVITVKDSRIYSYNDPETDTNIQYAAQLRSPRKNVLNLRGTTAIYDQSATKRLPYAVQVQNWINEVNVEPSVVMYGNDQATIVSPAD from the coding sequence ATGAAAAACTTATTACTTGTGCTCACGGGTGCGCTCCTGTTGCTGATGGGGGGCTGTACCAAAGACCCTGCGACGGGCTCCGGCCAGGGAGAAGTCACCGTTAACCTGACGGCGTCTCTTCCTACGGCGATCCAGAGCTATTCGACCAAAGCGTCCAATCAGGGCGGGATCAACAATGTGACTGACAAAACCCTGCGCTACATTCTCGAGGTGTACGATGAAAGCGGTAATTTTATCATGCGCAAGACCGTTTTCAAGGCTCCCGGCGCTTTTACCGATCCGGCTTCGTTCTCGCTGACCCTGCTGGCCCAAAAATACAAGTTCGCCTTCTGGGCCGATTTCGTGGCTTCGGAAGCCGATGCCGATCTTTATTACAGCACCCTCTCCGCGACCGATCACGGCCTGCAGGCGGTAGCGCTGAAAACCGCCCCTTATGCGATTAACGATGAGGCCCGGGACGCTTATACGGCGACCCTGGATGCGGACCTCTCCTCTTCGTCGCTGAACCGGACCGTAACGCTCAAACGGCCGTTCGGCAAAATCCGCCTGCTGGCTACCGACCTGGCTGCAGCGGCGTCGCAGGGGTACACGCCCACACAGACGAGCATTGCCTATACGGTCGAGCTGCCCACTACGTTTAATGCCCTGACGGGGGCGGCGCAGGCCTCTCCGACGGCCCTGCCTTCGGCAACGGCGGCGATCCTGGATGAGGACGTTACGGGCGGCAAAGTGATTGCGCTGGACTATGTTTTCGCCGGGGTGAAGCCGACGGTCAGCCTGACCTTCTCGGCTTCCGGTACAGGAGGGACGACCGAGCGGGCGATCGAAACGATTCCGGTCGAGGCCAATAAGCTGACGACTGTCAAAGGTGCGCTGTTTACCCGCGGAGCGAACCTGTCTGTGTCGGTCAGCGACGAATTCAACGAGCCGGGAAACGAAATGGAACTGACCGAGGTGAACTCCATCGACGAAGTGGCTACGGCCCTCAGCGGCGGCGATCAGATGCTGGTGGTGAAGGATGAGGTGCAGGAAAGCAAGTCCATCGATTTTTCGGCCGCCTCCACCCCGTATCAGGGAACGGAGACGGTGGCCGTGACGCTGAATGCGGTGGCCTCAGGGGCCGCGGTCACTTTCCAGGCTACGGCTGATGCTCCCAAAAACCTGGCGATTACGATGCCCGAAGGACATTCCGTGACGCTCAATATGCCCAATACGACCGTAACCCTCAACGGTAGGCATTACAGCTCCGTAGATGCGATTACGGCCACCAGCACGCTGATCGTGCCGCGTGACGTTACGGTTGAAAACCTGACCCTGCGCCAGGGCAACGTTAAAATCTACGGTGTCGTGGACAATGTGACCAAGGTCGGGGGCTATGCGGATAAGCTCATCCGCTGCGTGGCTTCGCAGGCCGATCTCGACCGCGCCCTGGCCGACGACAAGAGCGGGTACGATTATTTGCTGATCGAACAGCCCGTTTCGGGACTCGATGCCAAGGGAGCCACCCTCGCCGCACCTTTGGAAATTGCGGCCAATGCCGAGTTGAGCAACCTGACGATCGATGCGCCTGCCGGTAACGGCATCACCCTCGCGGCCGACAATATCAATGTCGTGCTGGACGGGGTAACGGTTCGCCAGAACGAGGCCGATGTCAATGCCGCGCGGAATTGCGCGATCCTGGCCGCCGGTTATAATAATCTGACCCTGCTGGTGAAGAATTCGGACCTGATCGTTCCGAAAGCCAACCAGAGGGGGGTCAATATCCACGGTGCGAAGGACGCTGCGAGTGTTTGCCGCGTGACGCTGGACAATACCCACATAGGCCCGCAGCCGCGAAGCGGCGATCCGGGCAACGTCGCTTACACCCCGGAGCAAAATACGGCGTTTAAGAAAATGTCCGACTCGCGCGGTATCGGCATCGGTGCCCATGCCGGCAATATCATCGTTCGACTGCAGAATAAATCGGTTGTCGAAGGCGTATTTTACGTTTTCAACGCCACGCAGCACAGCGATAAATTCGAAGTGTACGTGGACGACTCGCGCCTGGACGGACGCTGTGCGTTCAACCTGTGGAGCGACGGGGGGAGCGTTATCAACGTGACGAACGGCTCCGAGCTGATCGGGCGTAATCCGTTCCCGGGCCCGACCGAGATATTCGCGACTATCGTGGTCTGCGAGAAGGACGGCAACTGGGCCGGTGCCGCAAATCACGTGATCACGGTGAAGGATTCGAGGATTTACAGCTACAATGATCCGGAGACCGACACCAATATCCAGTATGCGGCACAGTTGCGTTCGCCCCGTAAAAATGTCCTGAATCTGCGCGGTACCACCGCGATTTACGACCAGAGTGCGACGAAACGCTTGCCTTATGCTGTCCAGGTGCAGAATTGGATCAATGAGGTGAACGTGGAACCGTCCGTTGTCATGTACGGCAACGATCAGGCGACGATCGTTTCGCCGGCCGACTGA